In Granulicatella elegans, one genomic interval encodes:
- a CDS encoding iron chelate uptake ABC transporter family permease subunit, which produces MKKRTLLLTITLVSLLLIISAIFLFFPIGNMGNFSVLLFKKRVLKWLVILLVSLCVSISTISFQTIVQNRFLTPGVLGIESVFVLFQTMVYWGQLSLGMETAPNLWISMLTIVLQMIFFFFIYRAFNDLLSIPFSMLLFICLAFGTLFRSLSTFVQVLMDPNEFDKLQGKLFPSFQRMHHQSELVIVVVILTAISVIYLIRKHMVLNVFHLGKVQAQILGVNVAKEEKWILLVIVLLTSLSTTLVGPMQFLGFMIANVTYQWLKDYRHLHMWTIAFLLGSILLLGGQLVIEKLFHLNIPISVVIEWFGGLLYFVLLMKGRYRSGIKKYS; this is translated from the coding sequence ATGAAGAAAAGAACCCTTCTATTAACAATCACATTAGTAAGCTTATTACTCATTATCAGTGCAATTTTCTTATTTTTTCCAATCGGAAATATGGGAAATTTCTCTGTTCTCTTATTTAAAAAGAGAGTTTTAAAATGGTTAGTCATTTTATTGGTTAGTTTATGTGTTTCAATATCTACTATTAGTTTTCAAACAATTGTACAAAATCGATTTTTAACACCGGGCGTTCTTGGAATTGAGAGTGTCTTTGTATTGTTTCAAACGATGGTTTATTGGGGACAATTAAGTCTAGGAATGGAAACAGCTCCAAATCTATGGATTTCAATGTTGACGATTGTGTTGCAGATGATCTTTTTCTTCTTCATTTATCGAGCCTTTAATGATTTATTATCGATTCCATTTTCGATGTTATTATTTATTTGTTTAGCCTTTGGAACATTATTTAGAAGTTTAAGTACATTTGTTCAAGTATTAATGGATCCAAATGAATTTGATAAATTGCAAGGAAAATTATTTCCTTCTTTTCAAAGAATGCACCATCAAAGCGAATTAGTCATTGTAGTCGTTATTCTAACAGCTATCTCAGTAATCTATTTAATAAGAAAACATATGGTATTAAATGTATTTCACCTTGGGAAAGTTCAAGCACAAATACTAGGTGTAAATGTAGCGAAAGAAGAGAAGTGGATTTTATTAGTAATTGTTTTACTAACAAGTCTATCGACAACATTAGTAGGTCCGATGCAATTTTTAGGTTTTATGATTGCAAATGTAACGTATCAATGGCTTAAAGATTACCGACACTTACATATGTGGACGATCGCATTTTTATTAGGAAGTATTTTATTACTAGGAGGACAACTTGTTATCGAGAAGCTTTTTCATTTAAATATTCCAATCAGTGTCGTCATTGAATGGTTTGGAGGATTATTATACTTTGTATTGTTAATGAAAGGAAGGTACCGTAGTGGAATTAAAAAATATTCATAA
- a CDS encoding iron chelate uptake ABC transporter family permease subunit → MKFKHLCILLLILSLISLSVGAQTFSWELFIQHNVKMQQVFWLSRVPRLLSVILAGSSMSIAGLLMQTMTQNEFAAPSTIGTTEAAKLGLLLSLFFFNGPSLFQKMLCAFICSFAFTIVFIMIQQSLQLKEKWMIPLVGLIFSGMISAFTNMISYQFHLVQSLTSWTQGSFSMIQTNQYEWLFFGLIIIIVSTKLAHVYTIANLGESISLNLGISYKQLEWLTLLLVSLTTSVTMITVGSLPFIGIIIPNLVRYLSGDDLKKTIPQTALLGAVLVLACDIIARLVIPPYEVSVSLILGIVGAGLLMSQILRISSQRRGSIR, encoded by the coding sequence ATGAAATTTAAACATTTATGCATCCTTTTACTCATCCTATCATTAATTTCTTTATCAGTTGGAGCACAAACATTTTCTTGGGAATTATTCATCCAACATAATGTTAAAATGCAACAGGTCTTTTGGTTATCTCGAGTACCTCGACTATTAAGTGTAATTTTAGCAGGAAGCTCCATGAGTATCGCAGGATTATTAATGCAGACAATGACTCAAAATGAATTTGCAGCACCTAGTACAATTGGTACCACTGAAGCAGCAAAATTAGGACTATTATTAAGTTTATTCTTTTTTAATGGACCTAGCTTATTTCAGAAAATGCTATGTGCCTTTATCTGTTCATTTGCTTTCACAATTGTTTTTATTATGATTCAGCAATCCTTACAATTGAAAGAGAAGTGGATGATTCCTTTAGTAGGATTAATTTTTAGTGGAATGATTTCAGCCTTTACAAATATGATATCGTATCAATTTCATCTTGTACAAAGTTTAACGTCATGGACACAAGGATCCTTCTCCATGATTCAAACAAATCAATATGAATGGTTATTCTTTGGTTTAATCATCATTATAGTTTCTACAAAATTGGCGCATGTTTATACAATTGCTAATTTAGGTGAATCCATTAGTTTGAATTTGGGAATTTCTTATAAGCAGTTAGAATGGTTAACCTTATTATTAGTATCACTTACAACGAGTGTTACGATGATAACGGTAGGCTCACTTCCTTTTATAGGAATTATTATTCCAAACTTAGTACGCTATTTATCAGGAGACGACTTAAAAAAGACGATACCACAAACAGCCCTATTAGGTGCAGTACTAGTCTTAGCATGCGATATTATTGCTCGATTAGTCATTCCACCTTATGAAGTATCGGTTAGTCTGATTTTAGGGATTGTCGGAGCCGGTCTTTTAATGAGTCAGATATTAAGAATTAGCTCGCAAAGAAGGGGGAGCATTCGATGA